One stretch of Bacillota bacterium DNA includes these proteins:
- a CDS encoding helix-turn-helix transcriptional regulator — MSWAFLGLCCVYHCTMPVRGDCMARAFSDKEKEAIRSALLEKGREMFGAYGLKRTGVAELARAVGIAPGSFYSFFDSKEELLFAVMEEEEKRIHVHFASLLSGDLTRSKLKQLLVEGVAIAEENSLLRQ; from the coding sequence GTGTCATGGGCTTTTTTAGGCCTTTGCTGTGTCTACCACTGTACAATGCCAGTCAGGGGTGATTGCATGGCTCGGGCATTCAGTGACAAGGAGAAAGAGGCAATTCGGTCTGCTCTTCTGGAGAAGGGCCGGGAGATGTTTGGTGCATATGGTCTTAAGCGGACAGGGGTTGCGGAGCTGGCCAGGGCGGTGGGGATTGCCCCCGGGTCCTTCTACAGTTTCTTCGACTCCAAGGAAGAGCTGCTGTTTGCTGTTATGGAAGAGGAAGAGAAGCGGATTCATGTGCATTTCGCTTCGCTTTTGTCCGGGGATTTGACCCGCTCCAAGTTGAAGCAGCTTCTGGTTGAAGGAGTTGCCATTGCAGAGGAGAATTCGCTTCTTCGCCAATGA